A window of the Brassica oleracea var. oleracea cultivar TO1000 chromosome C1, BOL, whole genome shotgun sequence genome harbors these coding sequences:
- the LOC106330500 gene encoding uncharacterized protein LOC106330500 yields the protein MDIAEKKLSENDYVGAKKFLTKAQNLCPHIDGLSQVSMMIHVYITAANKIINGGKESDLYGVIGVDPLADDEPLKKQYKKLALLLHPDKNKFRGAEDEEVEYRDAEATCTKPTQQASRFFQMVKLEVSRRDQRMHPSQLLLVPIDIVWIQIFKLEVNSLQVGHRSHLIHTSQLLLVPIKVLETVCIQVLTLEVISLLLVLCAPVNSSNLKKHSMFWTMCNGCDTGSECWRDLYLNKTIYCQSCGHAYIATEQNPWDRYVTYLHVALSLLQQQWISAHQNQATKKNTNGAASSSSSSSFDLYMNQLNYTVSLLKQQQARWSAKNQAANNNNNTSRASPPGTSSSSPYIGATPQEKFALQQLYLSFSHLLKLQQQWSPQTTSSGGTYYPSSYSGGNTANQAQERCKRGREEEDSQETIAAIEMAFKKLRKDHVKSSLSMNLFSSFL from the exons ATGGACATTGCTGAGAAGAAACTTTCGGAGAATGATTACGTTGGAGCCAAGAAATTTCTCACCAAGGCTCAAAACCTATGCCCTCACATTGATGGCTTGAGTCAAGTGTCGATGATGATCCATGTTTACATCACAGCAGCCAACAAGATCATCAACGGAGGAAAAGAATCTGACTTGTATGGAGTTATTGGTGTGGATCCATTGGCTGATGATGAACCTCTGAAGAAACAGTACAAGAAGTTGGCTCTTTTGCTTCATCCTGATAAGAACAAGTTTAGAGGTGCAGAAG ATGAGGAAGTTGAGTACCGGGATGCAGAAGCCACCTGCACCAAGCCAACCCAACAAGCCTCCAGGTTCTTCCAAATGGTAAAGCTAGAAGTGAGCCGCAGAGACCAACGCATGCACCCAAGCCAGCTTCTTCTAGTTCCAATAGACATCGTGTGGATCCAAATTTTTAAGCTAGAAGTAAACAGCCTGCAAGTGGGCCACAGAAGCCACCTAATCCACACAAGCCAGCTTCTTCTAGTGCCAATCAAAGTGCTAGAGACGGTGTGCATCCAAGTGCTAACACTAGAAGTAATAAGCCTGCTCTTGGTCCTGTGCGCGCCTGTGAATTCATCAAATTTGAAGAAACACAGCATGTTTTGGACAATGTGCAATGGGTGCGACACAGGAAGCGAGTGTTGGAGGGATCTTTATCTTAACAAGACCATCTATTGTCAAAGCTGTGGACATGCTTACATTGCAACCGAGCAAAATCCATGGGACCGTTATGTGACGTACTTACACGTAGCATTATCTCTTCTTCAACAACAATGGATTAGTGCTCATCAAAATCAAGCAACGAAGAAAAACACAAACGGAGCTGCTTCTTCTTCTTCTTCTTCCTCATTTGATCTTTATATGAATCAACTCAACTACACAGTCTCTCTACTTAAACAGCAACAAGCACGGTGGAGTGCTAAAAATCAAGCAGCAAACAACAACAACAACACCAGCAGAGCTTCTCCACCTGGGACAAGTTCCTCCTCCCCGTACATTGGTGCAACTCCACAAGAGAAGTTTGCTTTGCAGCAACTATACTTGTCATTTTCTCATCTTCTAAAGCTACAACAACAATGGAGTCCGCAAACAACAAGTAGTGGTGGTACTTACTATCCTTCATCTTATTCTGGCGGAAATACCGCAAATCAAGCACAAGAAAGATGTAAAAGAGGACGTGAGGAGGAGGATTCACAAGAAACGATTGCTGCTATTGAGATGGCTTTCAAGAAGCTGAGGAAAGATCATGTCAAGAGCTCATTATCTATGAATCTTTTTTCGTCTTTTTTATGA
- the LOC106305666 gene encoding heat shock protein DDB_G0288861 isoform X1: MECNKDEAIRAMDIAKRKVTENDYTGAKTFAVKAQNLYPELDGLKQVLMLIDVYISAGNKINGGEPDWYGVLGVDPLADDGVVKKQYRKLALLLHPDKNKCEGAEGAFKLILEAWSLLSDKVKRIAFDQKRRVVMVKEVKPRKSRKQKQEPKEPKQATKRQKQQAKEPKQPAKKQKQPPKEPKQPKQPAKQQKQPAKQQEQPTNQQEQPQQQQQQPPKEPKQEANQQQQSPMQPKQEANEQNEPPKQPRQPANQQEQRPKQPKQEANEEQQSPMQPKQEANEQNEPPKQPRQPANQQEQRPKQPKQEANEEQQSPMQPKQEANGQQEPPKQPKQPPLPKQPANQQEQRPNQQKQQPSPQKQQQRQPSSKASRNGRGRSNKPTSKVSTFWTKCNICETQHEYIRVYYLNKKVICRSCHGSFKATEIDKTQQATKDASCGRDSLSRKASSNVANQAEERVVVEESEDKDEEAAREITNSDFKVEERARKKLKTNGSCRGK; encoded by the coding sequence ATGGAGTGCAACAAGGATGAAGCCATAAGGGCAATGGACATCGCCAAGAGGAAAGTTACAGAAAATGACTACACCGGGGCGAAAACATTTGCTGTCAAGGCTCAGAATCTGTACCCTGAGCTCGACGGTTTGAAGCAAGTGTTGATGTTGATAGATGTGTATATCTCGGCAGGAAACAAGATTAATGGAGGGGAGCCTGATTGGTATGGAGTTCTTGGTGTGGATCCTTTGGCTGATGATGGAGTTGTGAAGAAGCAGTACAGGAAGCTGGCACTTTTGCTTCATCCTGATAAAAACAAGTGTGAAGGAGCAGAAGGTGCGTTTAAGTTGATTTTGGAAGCTTGGTCTCTGCTGTCTGATAAGGTTAAGAGGATTGCTTTTGATCAGAAGAGGAGGGTGGTGATGGTGAAAGAAGTTAAACCGAGAAAGAGTCGGAAGCAGAAACAAGAACCAAAGGAGCCGAAGCAAGCTACAAAAAGGCAGAAGCAGCAAGCAAAGGAGCCGAAACAACCGGCAAAAAAGCAGAAGCAACCACCAAAGGAGCCGAAGCAGCCCAAACAACCAGCAAAGCAGCAGAAGCAACCAGCAAAGCAGCAGGAGCAGCCAACAAACCAACAGGAGCAACCACAGCAGCAGCAGCAGCAACCACCGAAGGAGCCCAAACAAGAGGCAAATCAGCAGCAGCAATCACCAATGCAGCCCAAACAAGAAGCAAATGAGCAGAATGAACCACCAAAACAGCCTAGACAACCTGCAAACCAGCAGGAGCAACGACCAAAGCAGCCCAAACAAGAGGCAAATGAGGAGCAGCAATCACCAATGCAGCCCAAACAAGAAGCAAATGAGCAGAATGAACCACCAAAACAGCCTAGACAACCTGCAAACCAGCAGGAGCAACGACCAAAGCAGCCCAAACAAGAGGCAAATGAGGAGCAGCAATCACCAATGCAGCCAAAACAAGAAGCAAATGGGCAGCAGGAACCACCTAAACAGCCCAAACAACCACCGCTGCCTAAACAACCTGCAAACCAGCAGGAACAACGACCAAACCAGCAGAAACAACAACCGAGCCCACAGAAACAACAACAACGACAGCCAAGTTCTAAGGCCTCTCGAAACGGTAGAGGTCGAAGCAACAAGCCCACATCAAAAGTCAGTACCTTTTGGACAAAGTGCAACATATGCGAGACGCAACACGAGTATATAAGGGTCTACTATCTTAACAAGAAAGTGATTTGTCGAAGCTGCCATGGGTCTTTTAAAGCAACTGAGATAGATAAAACACAGCAAGCAACAAAAGATGCTTCTTGTGGGAGAGATTCTTTGTCAAGAAAGGCCAGTTCAAACGTGGCAAATCAAGCAGAGGAAAGAGTAGTGGTTGAGGAGTCAGAAGACAAGGATGAAGAAGCTGCTAGAGAGATTACAAACTCTGATTTCAAAGTAGAAGAGAGGGCTCGTAAGAAGCTGAAGACAAATGGGTCTTGCAGAGGCAAGTAG
- the LOC106305666 gene encoding mediator of RNA polymerase II transcription subunit 15 isoform X2: MECNKDEAIRAMDIAKRKVTENDYTGAKTFAVKAQNLYPELDGLKQVLMLIDVYISAGNKINGGEPDWYGVLGVDPLADDGVVKKQYRKLALLLHPDKNKCEGAEGAFKLILEAWSLLSDKVKRIAFDQKRRVVMVKEVKPRKSRKQKQEPKEPKQATKRQKQQAKEPKQPAKKQKQPPKEPKQPKQPAKQQKQPAKQQEQQQQPPKEPKQEANQQQQSPMQPKQEANEQNEPPKQPRQPANQQEQRPKQPKQEANEEQQSPMQPKQEANEQNEPPKQPRQPANQQEQRPKQPKQEANEEQQSPMQPKQEANGQQEPPKQPKQPPLPKQPANQQEQRPNQQKQQPSPQKQQQRQPSSKASRNGRGRSNKPTSKVSTFWTKCNICETQHEYIRVYYLNKKVICRSCHGSFKATEIDKTQQATKDASCGRDSLSRKASSNVANQAEERVVVEESEDKDEEAAREITNSDFKVEERARKKLKTNGSCRGK, encoded by the exons ATGGAGTGCAACAAGGATGAAGCCATAAGGGCAATGGACATCGCCAAGAGGAAAGTTACAGAAAATGACTACACCGGGGCGAAAACATTTGCTGTCAAGGCTCAGAATCTGTACCCTGAGCTCGACGGTTTGAAGCAAGTGTTGATGTTGATAGATGTGTATATCTCGGCAGGAAACAAGATTAATGGAGGGGAGCCTGATTGGTATGGAGTTCTTGGTGTGGATCCTTTGGCTGATGATGGAGTTGTGAAGAAGCAGTACAGGAAGCTGGCACTTTTGCTTCATCCTGATAAAAACAAGTGTGAAGGAGCAGAAGGTGCGTTTAAGTTGATTTTGGAAGCTTGGTCTCTGCTGTCTGATAAGGTTAAGAGGATTGCTTTTGATCAGAAGAGGAGGGTGGTGATGGTGAAAGAAGTTAAACCGAGAAAGAGTCGGAAGCAGAAACAAGAACCAAAGGAGCCGAAGCAAGCTACAAAAAGGCAGAAGCAGCAAGCAAAGGAGCCGAAACAACCGGCAAAAAAGCAGAAGCAACCACCAAAGGAGCCGAAGCAGCCCAAACAACCAGCAAAGCAGCAGAAGCAACCAGCAAAGCAGCAGG AGCAGCAGCAGCAACCACCGAAGGAGCCCAAACAAGAGGCAAATCAGCAGCAGCAATCACCAATGCAGCCCAAACAAGAAGCAAATGAGCAGAATGAACCACCAAAACAGCCTAGACAACCTGCAAACCAGCAGGAGCAACGACCAAAGCAGCCCAAACAAGAGGCAAATGAGGAGCAGCAATCACCAATGCAGCCCAAACAAGAAGCAAATGAGCAGAATGAACCACCAAAACAGCCTAGACAACCTGCAAACCAGCAGGAGCAACGACCAAAGCAGCCCAAACAAGAGGCAAATGAGGAGCAGCAATCACCAATGCAGCCAAAACAAGAAGCAAATGGGCAGCAGGAACCACCTAAACAGCCCAAACAACCACCGCTGCCTAAACAACCTGCAAACCAGCAGGAACAACGACCAAACCAGCAGAAACAACAACCGAGCCCACAGAAACAACAACAACGACAGCCAAGTTCTAAGGCCTCTCGAAACGGTAGAGGTCGAAGCAACAAGCCCACATCAAAAGTCAGTACCTTTTGGACAAAGTGCAACATATGCGAGACGCAACACGAGTATATAAGGGTCTACTATCTTAACAAGAAAGTGATTTGTCGAAGCTGCCATGGGTCTTTTAAAGCAACTGAGATAGATAAAACACAGCAAGCAACAAAAGATGCTTCTTGTGGGAGAGATTCTTTGTCAAGAAAGGCCAGTTCAAACGTGGCAAATCAAGCAGAGGAAAGAGTAGTGGTTGAGGAGTCAGAAGACAAGGATGAAGAAGCTGCTAGAGAGATTACAAACTCTGATTTCAAAGTAGAAGAGAGGGCTCGTAAGAAGCTGAAGACAAATGGGTCTTGCAGAGGCAAGTAG
- the LOC106305656 gene encoding cyclin-T1-4 translates to MAGVLGGECSYNESGVSSHSRNPNENQDEVSRWYFGRKEIEENSPSRLDKIDLKKETYLRKSYCTFLQDLGMKLKVPQITIATSIIFCHRFFIRQSHARNDRRMIATVCMFLAGKVEETPRPLKDVIVVSYEIIHKKDPVTAQKIKQKEVYEQQKELILIGEKIVLSTLGFDFNVNHPYKPLVEAIKKFKVAQNALAQVAWNFVNDGLRTSLCLQFKPHHIAAGAIFLAAKFLKVKLPSDGDKVWWQEFDVTPRILEDVSNQMLELYEQNSVPASQGSQVESSVDGGSAQQVGSRPISARPAHEHSNSDNPGGSSKATQNQSNDNGSGEAGSVITEHTETHQADQSRTKVEAPEKDRTERIDANLPDDSIPLDKSRSVVKSGDAPVSQSPKDIKLLRDKVKAKLEAKKSQGEKTKKKDVIDEDDLIERELEDVEIAVEDAKDNQKKIGTEHGEILDGNNLVGNSEEGEMVDDVSSTMPSRKRKMESPCEKQLGEGKKQHIDNSEDAEGGLKTSGGDSSHNSHGDREARRHSQER, encoded by the exons ATGGCTGGAGTATTAGGTGGGGAATGTTCATACAACGAGAGTGGCGTTTCATCACATTCCAGGAATCCCAATGAGAACCAGGACGAGGTTTCCCGCTGGTATTTTGGACGGAAAGAGATAGAGGAAAACTCGCCCTCGAGGTTGGATAAGATTGACTTGAAGAAGGAAACATACCTCCGCAAGTCTTACTGTACGTTTCTGCAGGACTTGGGCATGAAATTGAAAGT TCCTCAGATTACGATAGCTACATCAATAATATTCTGCCATCGATTCTTCATTCGCCAGTCACATGCGAGGAATGACAGACGG ATGATTGCTACAGTATGCATGTTCCTTGCTGGAAAAGTTGAAGAAACTCCAAGGCCGTTAAAAGATGTTATTGTTGTCTCCTATGAGATAATACACAAGAAGGATCCTGTTACTGCACAGAAAATCAAGCAAAAG GAAGTATATGAGCAACAGAAAGAGCTTATACTAATCGGAGAAAAGATTGTACTTTCTACATTGGGGTTTGACTTCAATGTAAATCATCCTTATAAACCTCTTGTCGAAGCAATAAAGAAATTCAAGGTCGCACAGAATGCTCTGGCCCAAGTTGCATGGAATTTTGTTAACGATGG TCTGCGGACGTCACTCTGCCTGCAATTTAAGCCTCACCACATTGCGGCTGGTGCAATTTTTCTTGCTGCTAAGTTCCTTAAAGTGAAATTACCATCGGATGGAGATAAGGTTTGGTGGCAAGAATTTGATGTCACACCTCGAATACTGGAGG ATGTGAGCAACCAAATGCTTGAGCTCTATGAGCAAAATAGTGTTCCTGCATCTCAAGGAAGCCAAGTCGAAAGTAGTGTAGATGGAGGATCGGCTCAACAAGTTGGTTCGAGGCCAATATCAGCACGTCCAGCTCATGAACATTCGAATTCTGACAACCCTGGGGGCTCGTCGAAAGCTACACAAAACCAGAGCAATGATAATGGGAGTGGTGAGGCAGGTAGTGTCATTACCGAGCATACAGAAACTCATCAAGCGGATCAGTCTAGAACGAAAGTTGAGGCACCTGAGAAGGACAGAACAGAGAGAATAGATGCAAATCTTCCAGATGATAGCATCCCTCTTGATAAATCTAGAAGTGTTGTTAAGTCAGGTGATGCCCCGGTGAGTCAATCGCCGAAAGATATAAAATTGCTTAGAGATAAGGTGAAGGCTAAACTAGAGGCTAAGAAGTCCCAAGGTGAGAAGACGAAGAAAAAGGATGTGATAGATGAGGATGATTTGATCGAAAGAGAACTGGAAGATGTGGAAATAGCTGTTGAAGATGCCAAAGACAACCAGAAGAAGATTGGTACAGAGCACGGCGAGATTCTTGATGGAAACAACTTGGTGGGCAACAGCGAGGAAGGTGAAATGGTAGATGATGTTTCATCAACAATGCCTAGCCGGAAGAGAAAAATGGAAAGCCCTTGTGAAAAACAGTTGGGAGAAGGAAAGAAGCAACACATAGACAACAGTGAGGATGCTGAAGGAGGTCTAAAGACAAGCGGAGGAGATAGTAGCCATAATAGTCATGGTGACCGGGAGGCAAGAAGACACTCCCAAGAGAGGTAA
- the LOC106305633 gene encoding multiple RNA-binding domain-containing protein 1, producing the protein MSRICVKNLPKEVAEARLRDVFSKKGEITDAKLLRSREGTSRQMAFIGFRSEQDAQEAIKYFNNSYLDTFRISVEIARKVGDENAPRPWSRHSLKKEEKLKENSEKNKKSKKEQEVDDPMREEFLDVMLRGKSKIWSNDTSVAPSVKKEKEVLVKKADEPVVVSSGAAERSSDTEKSKKRNVVAPTDDVDDLEYFKSRVKKNLSDSDSDSESGSDEDKADDGEADADTRISPVDGDDDEVEEGGDEDAMEVEEEDDGKMAQDSKPDSDDVLQTGRLFVRNLPYTATEEDLMEHFSPFGEISEVHLVLDRETKRSKGVAYILYQVPEHAARAMEVLDNDFFQGRLLHVLPSKPRVTFDKQVDETSNLSKTFKQKKEEARKASEAGGNTKAWNSLFMRQDTILENTVRVYGVSKSELLDRESDDPAVRLALAETKVIAETKEALAKAGVNVAALEAFATGKGDEKNRSKHILLVKNLPFASTEKELAQMFGKFGIEKIILPPTKTMALVVFLEPADARSAIKKMAYKRYKDAPLYLEWAPVDILEPKTVPENKEEKSDDGVNDLRRVNLEQEVNLDPDVTESNVLHVTNLSFKTTDESLMKHLKDLVKQGKILSVKIMKHVKNGKNVSSGYGFLEFDSVETATSVFRDLQGTSLDGHALKLRFTEHKRRDTVAKGSDKISTKLHVKNVAFETTEKELRQLFSPFGQIKGLRLPKRNIGQYAGYAFVEFMTKQEASNAKKALSSTHFYGRHLVIEWAKDDNSMEEKRRRSAAKYQENDTPKRRRTAE; encoded by the exons AT GTCGAGGATCTGTGTGAAGAATCTGCCCAAAGAAGTGGCAGAGGCTCGTCTTCGAGATGTTTTCTCAAAGAAAGGAGAAATCACAGACGCTAAATTGCTGCGTTCCAG GGAAGGTACAAGTAGACAAATGGCTTTTATTGGGTTTCGTAGTGAACAAGACGCTCAAGAAGCTATCAAATACTTCAACAACTCTTACCTTGATACTTTCCGTATCTCTGTTGAG ATTGCTCGTAAAGTGGGAGACGAGAACGCTCCCCGTCCTTGGAGTCGTCATTCGCTCAAGAAAGAAGAGAAACTCAAAGAGAATAGTGAAAAGAACAAAAAGAGCAAGAAGGAACAAGAGGTTGATGATCCTATGCGCGAGGAGTTTCTCGACGTTATGCTGAGGGGCAAGTCGAAGATATGGTCCAATGACACGTCGGTTGCTCCATCCGTTAAGAAAGAGAAGGAGGTGTTGGTGAAGAAAGCTGATGAGCCAGTTGTTGTTTCCAGTGGTGCTGCTGAGAGGTCATCAGATACTGAAAAGAGTAAAAAGAGGAACGTTGTTGCTCCTACTGATGATGTTGACGATTTGGAGTACTTCAAGAGCAGGGTCAAGAAAAACCTGTCGGATTCGGACAGTGATAGTGAATCTGGTAGTGATGAAGACAAAGCTGATGATGGTGAAGCTGACGCTGATACTCGTATTTCTCCCGTTGATGGCGATGATGATGAAGTTGAGGAAGGTGGTGATGAAGATGCCATGGAGGTCGAAGAAGAAGATGATGGCAAGATGGCTCAAGATTCAAAACCTGACAGTGATGATGTTCTCCAGACTGGTCGCCTTTTCGTCCGGAACCTGCCTTACACTGCAAC GGAAGAAGATCTTATGGAACATTTTAGCCCATTCGGTGAGATATCAGAGGTCCATCTTGTTCTTGACAGGGAGACTAAAAGGTCCAAAGGAGTTGCCTACATCCTCTACCAGGTTCCGGAACATGCAGCAAG GGCAATGGAGGTATTAGATAACGATTTTTTCCAGGGGCGGTTGCTTCATGTTTTACCATCCAAGCCTCGTGTAACGTTTGATAAACAAGT GGATGAAACTTCTAATCTGTCTAAAACATTCAAGCAAAAGAAGGAGGAAGCAAGAAAGGCGTCTGAAGCAGGTGGAAACACAAAGGCTTGGAATAGTTTGTTCATGCGACAGGACACT ATTCTAGAAAACACAGTCAGGGTGTATGGCGTAAGCAAGAGCGAGCTGCTTGACCGTGAATCTGATGATCCTGCCGTACGCCTTGCTCTGGCTGAAACAAAAGTGATTGCAGAGACCAAAGAAGCCCTTGCTAAGGCTGGAGTTAATGTCGCTGCTTTGGAAGCGTTCGCTACAGGGAAAGGTGATGAGAAGAACCGAAGCAAACACATTCTCTTGGTTAAGAATTTGCCATTTGCTTCGACTGAAAAGGAACTGGCACAAATGTTTGGAAAATTTGGAATTGAAAAAATTATTCTCCCTCCAACGAAGACAATGGCCTTG GTTGTTTTCCTTGAACCGGCTGATGCACGTTCAGCTATTAAGAAGATGGCATACAAGCGTTACAA AGATGCTCCCCTGTATCTCGAGTGGGCTCCTGTAGATATTCTTGAGCCAAAAACAGTTCCTGAGAACAAAGAAGAGAAGAGTGATGATGGAGTAAATGATCTGAGAAGAGTCAACTTGGAACAGGAGGTTAACCTCGATCCTGACGTAACTGAG TCAAATGTCCTTCATGTTACGAATCTGAGCTTCAAAACGACTGATGAGAGTTTGATGAAGCATTTGAAAGACCTGGTGAAGCAGGGAAAGATACTGAGTGTGAAG ATAATGAAGCATGTAAAGAATGGGAAGAATGTTTCAAGCGGTTATGGTTTTCTCGAATTCGACTCTGTTGAGACAGCGACCAGTGTCTTTAGAGATCTACAG GGAACTTCTCTTGATGGGCATGCTTTGAAGTTGAGGTTTACTGAACACAAGCGTAGGGACACGGTTGCCAAAGGCTCAGACAAAATTTCAACAAAGCTACATGTGAAAAATGTAGCTTTTGAGACAACCGAGAAGGAATTAAGACAGCTTTTCAGTCCATTTGGACAG ATCAAGGGTCTCAGGCTTCCAAAGAGGAATATAGGACAGTACGCAGGTTATGCTTTTGTTGAATTCATGACAAAGCAAGAAGCTTCAAACGCCAAAAAAGCACTGTCGAGCACCCATTTCTACGGACGCCATTTG GTGATCGAGTGGGCCAAAGACGACAATAGCATGGAAGAGAAGAGGCGTCGTTCTGCTGCCAAGTATCAAGAAAACGACACTCCAAAGAGAAGGAGAACAGCTGAATAG
- the LOC106330510 gene encoding heat stress transcription factor A-4a — protein sequence MYQFHVAVYEIVDDPSLDSTISWSKSNKSFIIWSPKELFTKKILKRFFCCNLSQFITELDTYGFVRIEGSDEQLEFGHKHYFVRGKPELLTKMRLQAAMNRMKKSAQKAKARAEAEKNGSMTLRREPRIIIHADDARMKYKQIFESSSTIAKTPLENRFRHLRI from the exons ATGTATCAGTTCCACGTCGCTGTATATGAGATTGTGGATGATCCTTCATTGGATTCAACAATCTCATGGAGCAAAAGCAACAAGAGTTTTATCATCTGGAGTCCTAAAGAGCTATTCACGAAAAAGATTCTTAAGAGATTCTTTTGCTGCAATCTGTCACAGTTTATCACCGAACTTGACACATAC GGATTTGTAAGAATTGAGGGGTCCGACGAGCAATTGGAATTCGGACATAAGCACTACTTTGTGAGAGGTAAACCTGAGCTTTTGACCAAGATGCGTCTCCAAGCTGCGATGAATAGGATGAAGAAAAGTGCCCAGAAAGCCAAAGCTAGAGCTGAAGCAGAGAAGAACGGCTCTATGACTTTGAGACGTGAACCTCGGATTATAATACATGCCGACGATGCAAGGATGAAGTACAAGCAAATATTTGAATCATCATCAACGATAGCTAAAACGCCACTAGAGAATCGCTTCCGACATCTACGAATTTGA
- the LOC106330523 gene encoding cell division cycle 5-like protein — MRNMVKGGAWKNTEDEVLKAAMMKYGKNQWGRISSLSVRKSAKQCKARWNEWLDPSIKKTEWTVEEDEKLLHLAKILPTQWRTIAPAVGRTPSQCLERYEKLLDASSCGKGYEAGWKLRPGEIDPNAESKPARPDPVDMEDDEMEMLSEARAKLANTRGKKAKRKAREKQIQEARSLASLQKRRELIAAGIDDGKHRNRKGKGIDYSAEIAFEKRAPAGFYDTADEDRHADDH, encoded by the coding sequence ATGAGGAATATGGTTAAGGGAGGTGCGTGGAAGAACACGGAAGATGAGGTCCTCAAAGCCGCCATGATGAAGTACGGTAAGAACCAATGGGGTCGGATCTCGTCTCTGAGCGTTCGCAAGTCAGCCAAACAATGCAAAGCTCGCTGGAACGAGTGGCTGGATCCGTCTATCAAGAAAACCGAATGGACCGTCGAAGAAGATGAGAAGCTTCTACATCTCGCAAAGATTCTCCCTACTCAGTGGAGAACAATCGCTCCTGCCGTGGGGCGCACGCCATCTCAGTGCCTTGAGAGGTACGAAAAGCTTCTTGATGCATCATCATGCGGTAAAGGTTATGAAGCAGGGTGGAAATTACGTCCTGGTGAGATTGATCCTAATGCAGAATCAAAGCCTGCTCGTCCTGATCCAGTGGACATGGAAGATGATGAGATGGAGATGCTTTCTGAAGCTAGGGCTAAATTGGCTAACACTAGGGGAAAGAAGGCTAAAAGAAAAGCTAGAGAAAAGCAAATTCAGGAAGCTAGAAGTCTTGCTTCTCTTCAAAAGAGGAGGGAACTAATAGCAGCTGGGATTGATGATGGGAAGCATAGGAACAGGAAGGGGAAGGGGATCGACTATAGTGCAGAGATTGCTTTTGAAAAGAGGGCACCCGCTGGATTTTATGACACTGCAGATGAAGATCGTCACGCTGACGACCATTGA
- the LOC106305744 gene encoding ras-related protein RABF2b yields MATAGNKTINAKLVLLGDVGAGKSSLVLRFVKDQFVEFQESTIGAAFFSQTLSVNDATLKFEIWDTAGQERYHSLAPMYYRGAAAAIIVFDVTNQASFERAKKWVQELQAQGNTNMVMALAGNKSDLLDAKKVSAEEAQTYAQENSLFFMETSAKTAANVKEIFYEIARRLPRVQPTENPTGMVLPDRAMDRAVSSSCCA; encoded by the exons ATGGCTACCGCTGGAAACAAGACCATCAACGCCAAATTG GTGTTACTTGGAGATGTCGGCGCTGGAAAATCGAGTCTTGTGTTACGTTTTGTTAAAGATCAGTTTGTTGAGTTCCAG GAATCAACCATTGGTGCAGCTTTTTTCTCACAAACACTATCTGTTAACGATGCGACTCTCAAGTTTGAGATATGGGATACAGCAGGCCAGGAACGGTATCATAGCTTGGCTCCAATGTACTACAGGGGTGCTGCTGCTGCTATCATTGTCTTTGACGTTACTAATCAA GCTTCGTTTGAGAGGGCAAAGAAATGGGTTCAGGAACTGCAGGCACAAG GTAACACTAATATGGTCATGGCCCTTGCTGGAAACAAATCTGATTTATTAGATGCAAAGAAGGTTTCCGCAGAG GAGGCGCAAACATATGCTCAGGAGAACAGTCTTTTCTTCATGGAAACTTCAGCCAAAACCGCAGCTAATGTCAAAGAGATATTCTATGAAATTG CAAGAAGGTTACCGAGAGTGCAACCTACAGAAAACCCAACAGGAATGGTTCTACCAGATAGGGCCATGGATAGGGCAGTGAGTTCATCTTGTTGTGCTTAG